The following proteins are co-located in the Candidatus Accumulibacter cognatus genome:
- a CDS encoding minor capsid protein has protein sequence MPDVPDLAYACRLPPEDAIAYLESKGYAIGFSWRDVWQEAHAKAFTAAGVMKVDVLADLKAGLVDALKEGTTRQDYLRNLTPLLQRKGWWGYEAQVDPVTGEMAGKGLTPRRLATIFDTNLQSAYMAGRYQAFLANVADRPYWQYVAVMDSRTRPAHAALNGRTFRHDDPIWRTHFPPNGFRCRCGVRALDAEDLQARGIDLSSSEGRLSDIEVSTSRHPDGPTATVTRFEYAPGKFFAPDAGWSYNPGAAALKPFAPPPLDDLPRTFSPGVPLPDLPAPTRVAADRLLAPGLPPEDYAHAFLAEFGADVDQGVVFRDVTGAPLVIDEALFQDGAGNWKAAKDGRGPFMRLLAESVQAPDEIWLRWEESREAPGTWRLKRRYLRSFEVMGDDGPQYGLSVFEYGKDGWSGSTAMMSQADRGPAARLRYIERQRDGFLLYRKPETP, from the coding sequence GTGCCGGACGTTCCTGACCTCGCCTACGCGTGCCGGCTGCCGCCCGAGGACGCCATCGCCTATCTGGAAAGCAAGGGCTATGCGATCGGCTTCTCCTGGCGGGACGTCTGGCAGGAGGCGCACGCGAAAGCCTTCACCGCGGCCGGGGTGATGAAGGTGGACGTGCTCGCCGATCTCAAGGCGGGCCTGGTCGACGCGTTAAAAGAGGGCACGACGCGGCAGGACTATCTGCGGAATTTAACGCCGCTGCTGCAACGCAAAGGCTGGTGGGGATACGAGGCGCAGGTGGACCCGGTCACCGGGGAGATGGCCGGCAAGGGGCTGACGCCGCGCCGCCTGGCGACGATCTTCGACACCAATCTGCAGTCGGCCTACATGGCCGGGCGCTATCAGGCCTTCCTGGCCAACGTCGCCGACCGGCCGTACTGGCAATACGTGGCGGTGATGGATAGCCGCACGCGGCCGGCGCACGCGGCGCTCAATGGCCGCACGTTCCGCCATGATGACCCGATCTGGCGGACCCACTTTCCGCCGAATGGATTCCGCTGCCGTTGCGGCGTGCGCGCCCTCGATGCCGAAGACCTGCAGGCGCGCGGCATCGATCTGTCGAGCAGCGAAGGCCGGCTGTCGGACATCGAAGTGTCGACCAGCCGCCATCCGGACGGGCCGACGGCCACGGTGACGCGCTTCGAGTACGCGCCGGGCAAGTTTTTCGCGCCCGACGCGGGGTGGAGCTATAACCCCGGCGCCGCCGCGCTCAAGCCCTTTGCGCCGCCGCCGCTGGACGACTTGCCGCGCACCTTCAGCCCTGGCGTGCCCTTGCCCGATCTGCCGGCGCCCACGCGGGTCGCCGCCGATCGCCTGCTGGCGCCCGGCTTGCCGCCCGAGGACTACGCGCACGCCTTCCTGGCCGAATTCGGCGCCGACGTGGACCAGGGCGTGGTGTTCAGGGATGTGACCGGCGCGCCCCTGGTCATCGATGAGGCGCTGTTTCAGGATGGGGCGGGCAACTGGAAGGCAGCCAAGGACGGGCGCGGACCGTTCATGCGCTTGCTCGCCGAGTCCGTCCAGGCGCCGGACGAGATCTGGCTGCGCTGGGAGGAGTCGCGCGAGGCCCCAGGAACCTGGCGGCTCAAGCGGCGATATCTCCGCAGCTTTGAGGTGATGGGCGACGATGGCCCACAATACGGGCTGTCGGTATTCGAGTACGGGAAAGACGGGTGGTCCGGGTCCACCGCGATGATGTCGCAGGCGGACCGTGGGCCGGCGGCTCGTCTGCGCTATATCGAGCGTCAGCGCGACGGATTTCTGCTCTACCGGAAGCCGGAAACCCCCTGA
- a CDS encoding DUF935 domain-containing protein, with product MPRLVDQYGRPIDTGALREPQTARIRTLQNEYLTSQLNGLSPARLAATLRAADQGDLWAQHRLFSDMEERDAHLSAEMGKRQRAILCLDWSIKPPRNATAAEKGHAEWLTDVLTDAADPFEELLVALMDGIGHGFASVELEWRREGGELLPAFHPRPQEWFRLDRTRRELRLRDASPDGAALQPFGWVMHTYGRAKTGYLGRLGLHRVLVWPFLYKTYAIGDFAEYLETFGLPILIGKYFSGATEEEKASLLRAVTAIGHDARGIMPADMQIEINQAASGGGAGHSSHLAMVDWAERSESKAILGQTMSAEARATGIGSGNADLHDEVRRDILQADARQIEGTLTRDLLYPLVALNRGRIDGLARCPRLVFDTSEAEDLTQFAEALPKLTGIGMQVPISWAHDKLRIPLPAEGEAVLGARAPDPAEEGQQGQGKGPGKEQGKEQGKEQGSAPPKKPPPQSGLAALAADPPPDSAAADQAVLDAALANLPGADSQAALQALLAPAIAALQAGETPDEAGDALLAAFPKLDSGALETLLARAIFVADVWGRLSAGRS from the coding sequence ATGCCCCGCCTTGTCGACCAATACGGCCGTCCCATCGACACCGGCGCCCTGCGCGAACCCCAAACCGCCCGCATCAGGACGCTGCAAAACGAATACCTCACCAGCCAGCTCAACGGCCTCAGCCCCGCCCGCCTCGCCGCCACCCTGCGCGCCGCCGACCAGGGCGACCTCTGGGCGCAGCACCGCCTGTTTTCCGACATGGAGGAGCGCGACGCCCATCTCTCGGCCGAAATGGGCAAGCGCCAGCGCGCCATCCTTTGCCTCGACTGGTCCATCAAACCGCCGCGAAACGCCACCGCTGCCGAAAAGGGGCACGCCGAATGGCTCACCGACGTTCTCACCGACGCCGCCGACCCCTTCGAGGAACTGCTGGTCGCCCTGATGGACGGCATTGGCCACGGCTTTGCGTCCGTCGAACTGGAGTGGCGCCGGGAAGGCGGCGAGCTGCTGCCCGCCTTCCATCCCCGCCCACAGGAATGGTTTCGGCTCGACCGGACGCGCCGCGAGCTGCGCCTGCGCGATGCCAGCCCGGACGGCGCCGCGCTGCAGCCCTTTGGCTGGGTGATGCACACCTACGGCCGCGCCAAGACCGGGTATCTGGGCCGTCTGGGCCTGCACCGCGTCCTGGTCTGGCCGTTTTTGTACAAGACCTACGCGATCGGTGATTTCGCGGAATACCTCGAAACCTTCGGTTTGCCGATCCTGATCGGCAAGTATTTTTCCGGCGCGACCGAAGAGGAGAAGGCCAGCCTGCTGCGCGCCGTCACGGCGATCGGCCACGACGCGCGCGGGATCATGCCCGCCGACATGCAGATCGAAATCAACCAGGCCGCCAGTGGCGGCGGCGCCGGCCATTCGTCGCACCTCGCCATGGTCGACTGGGCGGAGCGCAGCGAATCCAAGGCGATCCTCGGGCAGACGATGAGCGCCGAAGCCAGGGCGACCGGCATCGGCAGCGGCAACGCCGATCTGCACGACGAAGTCCGCCGCGACATCCTGCAAGCCGACGCTCGGCAGATCGAGGGCACGCTCACGCGCGACCTGCTCTATCCCCTGGTGGCGCTCAACCGCGGCCGGATCGACGGCCTCGCGCGCTGCCCGCGCCTGGTCTTCGACACCAGTGAAGCCGAAGACCTGACGCAGTTCGCCGAAGCCCTGCCCAAGCTGACCGGCATCGGCATGCAGGTTCCCATTTCCTGGGCGCACGACAAGCTGCGCATCCCGCTGCCGGCCGAAGGGGAGGCCGTCCTGGGCGCGCGGGCGCCCGATCCCGCGGAAGAGGGCCAGCAGGGGCAGGGCAAGGGGCCGGGCAAGGAACAGGGCAAGGAGCAGGGTAAGGAGCAGGGCAGCGCCCCCCCGAAGAAGCCGCCGCCCCAGTCCGGCCTGGCCGCACTGGCGGCCGACCCGCCGCCGGATTCGGCCGCGGCCGACCAGGCGGTGCTCGACGCCGCGCTGGCGAATCTGCCGGGCGCGGACAGCCAGGCCGCCCTGCAGGCCCTGCTGGCGCCGGCGATCGCCGCGCTACAGGCCGGCGAAACGCCCGACGAGGCCGGCGACGCGCTGTTGGCGGCCTTCCCGAAACTCGATAGCGGCGCGCTGGAAACGCTGCTCGCCCGCGCCATTTTCGTGGCCGATGTCTGGGGGCGCCTGAGTGCCGGACGTTCCTGA
- a CDS encoding phage virion morphogenesis protein, translating to MITIQIEGPDIAAALQRLASSLARPGPVMPVVAGILHDAVMENFAQSGRPRWQALKPATLAYKRKHGYGDQILIRRGGGQSLLSSITPQADDHSASVGTNVVYAAIHQFGGKIEMPARSQQAYFKQAKDGTVGNRFVQKRRSNFAQWHTRGAHTIEMPARPFLKLTEADEAKIARKLLEYLAGRLRG from the coding sequence ATGATCACGATCCAAATCGAAGGCCCCGACATCGCCGCGGCGCTCCAGCGCCTGGCCAGCAGCCTGGCGCGTCCGGGGCCGGTCATGCCGGTCGTGGCCGGCATCCTGCACGATGCGGTGATGGAAAACTTCGCGCAGTCCGGCCGGCCGCGCTGGCAAGCCCTGAAACCGGCCACGCTGGCCTACAAGCGCAAACACGGCTACGGCGATCAGATCCTGATCCGGCGCGGCGGCGGCCAGAGTCTGCTGTCGAGCATCACGCCGCAGGCGGACGATCATTCGGCGAGTGTCGGCACCAACGTGGTCTATGCCGCGATCCACCAGTTTGGCGGCAAGATCGAGATGCCGGCGCGCAGTCAGCAAGCGTATTTCAAACAGGCCAAGGATGGCACGGTCGGCAACCGCTTCGTGCAAAAGCGCCGGTCCAACTTTGCCCAGTGGCACACGCGCGGCGCGCATACCATCGAGATGCCGGCGCGGCCGTTTCTCAAGCTCACCGAGGCCGACGAAGCGAAGATCGCGAGGAAGCTGCTGGAGTACCTGGCGGGGCGGCTGCGGGGGTAG
- a CDS encoding SppA protein, translating to MRAIVNEVANQHQADVFLYLGSIDRHGYEDISRLCREEKTRAKVLLVLSTLGGDAHAGYRIARALTHHYGGYSILVPGLCKSAGTLICLGARELIMADQAELGPLDVQVRKSDELFDMGSGLDTVQALNYLQDQAMNAFRNYMVDLTVGGGISTRMAAEIASKLATGLFGPVYGQIDPIRVAEMQRAIEIAYAYGERLSSASKNLKADALGRLVSNYPSHSFVIDRKEAREIFAEIRQATGFEQELALATYSDNPGQLGGPATVLNLNNLSTEATHESSNHTEDAGTAAPGIETNERAGGKAGENGH from the coding sequence TTGTAAACGAAGTCGCCAATCAACATCAGGCAGACGTCTTTTTGTACCTGGGATCGATCGACCGCCATGGATACGAGGATATTTCTCGTCTTTGCCGGGAAGAGAAGACAAGGGCAAAAGTCCTGTTGGTCCTCAGCACGCTCGGGGGAGACGCCCATGCCGGCTATCGCATAGCGCGGGCATTGACTCATCACTACGGAGGGTATTCGATCCTCGTGCCGGGGTTGTGCAAGAGTGCGGGCACGCTGATCTGCTTGGGAGCCAGGGAGCTGATTATGGCCGACCAAGCCGAACTAGGCCCTCTCGATGTACAGGTCCGCAAATCTGATGAACTATTCGATATGGGCTCTGGCCTGGATACCGTGCAGGCGTTGAACTACCTTCAGGACCAAGCCATGAACGCCTTTCGCAACTACATGGTCGACTTGACGGTAGGCGGTGGGATCAGCACACGCATGGCTGCGGAGATCGCATCGAAGTTAGCTACCGGGCTTTTCGGACCGGTCTACGGGCAGATTGACCCGATACGGGTAGCTGAAATGCAGCGAGCAATCGAGATTGCCTACGCTTACGGCGAGAGACTATCCTCTGCGTCAAAGAACCTCAAAGCGGATGCGTTGGGCCGCCTGGTTTCCAACTATCCGTCGCATAGCTTTGTGATCGACCGCAAGGAAGCGCGGGAAATATTCGCCGAGATTCGTCAGGCGACCGGCTTCGAGCAGGAACTAGCTTTGGCGACCTATTCCGACAACCCAGGCCAGCTTGGCGGTCCGGCCACCGTCTTGAATTTGAACAATCTATCAACGGAGGCGACACATGAGTCATCCAACCACACCGAGGATGCCGGAACCGCTGCGCCAGGCATTGAGACAAACGAACGCGCGGGCGGCAAGGCTGGCGAGAATGGTCATTGA